One window of the Acaryochloris sp. CCMEE 5410 genome contains the following:
- a CDS encoding transposase — protein MNIAQREQQIIRIQSQSSYASINEALESTLRLEANRVTQIAVESALDEEVQAYLSEIQGDRPRRSGYYQRILDTQYGRITQLSVPKLRKGNAGREWQILERYQRALGSLLEFCLGLYVMGLSLRDLQEALYEILGAVLSVNAINRITLKAQKQMLQSRQTRLEKTPFILIVDGVWASVQCASEDFWEDQAGHIRKLRRAEDRVILVAMAIWPNGTQTVLHYEIAVQESEAAWLLFFEHLRQRGLQTHLVKLIVSDGTTGLPKVIRALFPLAQHQRCITHKVRAMLRHLGYEQLPHLDAQGQELSHSEAKKLRYSWRGDMPCGHLASLANNQVDKKKDGLKMMSLQLTLLTMILPLYQPHLRRQLSPAQYLLLEILVHLLQTLRCVKIETLAEGLPLPILFESRRKNTTVLLLTDP, from the coding sequence ATGAACATTGCCCAACGCGAGCAGCAGATTATCCGCATCCAATCTCAAAGTTCCTATGCTTCTATTAACGAAGCCCTAGAATCAACCCTTCGTCTTGAAGCTAACCGAGTCACCCAGATCGCAGTAGAGTCAGCTCTAGACGAAGAAGTTCAAGCTTATCTATCAGAGATTCAAGGGGATCGACCTCGACGTTCAGGCTACTATCAACGGATCCTTGATACCCAGTACGGCAGGATTACTCAGCTGTCCGTTCCCAAACTACGGAAAGGGAATGCAGGCCGAGAGTGGCAGATTTTAGAGCGTTACCAACGAGCCCTTGGCAGCCTGCTAGAGTTTTGCCTAGGGCTGTATGTCATGGGCTTATCGCTTCGAGATCTGCAAGAAGCTCTCTATGAGATCCTGGGTGCAGTCTTATCCGTGAATGCCATTAACCGGATTACACTTAAAGCCCAGAAGCAGATGCTCCAAAGTCGTCAGACTCGTCTTGAGAAAACCCCTTTTATTTTGATTGTTGATGGGGTTTGGGCGAGTGTTCAATGTGCGTCTGAAGACTTTTGGGAAGACCAAGCTGGGCATATTCGGAAACTACGCCGTGCGGAAGACAGAGTCATCTTAGTGGCCATGGCGATATGGCCAAATGGGACACAAACTGTTCTCCATTATGAAATTGCTGTCCAAGAATCTGAGGCAGCTTGGCTACTGTTCTTTGAGCACCTGCGGCAACGAGGATTGCAAACCCATTTGGTGAAGCTGATTGTGAGTGATGGCACCACTGGGCTACCTAAGGTAATTCGCGCTCTGTTTCCCCTCGCGCAACATCAACGGTGCATTACCCATAAGGTTCGAGCGATGCTCCGGCATTTGGGCTATGAGCAATTGCCACACCTGGATGCTCAAGGACAAGAACTGTCCCACTCTGAAGCCAAGAAGCTGCGGTATTCCTGGAGGGGCGACATGCCCTGTGGACACCTTGCTTCTTTGGCTAATAATCAGGTAGACAAGAAAAAAGATGGGCTGAAAATGATGTCTCTCCAGCTCACCTTATTGACAATGATATTGCCACTATACCAACCCCATTTACGCCGTCAACTGTCTCCTGCCCAGTATCTTCTCCTTGAGATTCTGGTTCATCTTTTACAAACGCTTCGCTGTGTCAAAATCGAGACCCTAGCAGAAGGACTGCCACTGCCGATTCTATTTGAGAGTCGCCGAAAAAATACAACGGTTCTTCTCCTTACCGACCCTTGA
- a CDS encoding response regulator: protein MKPTILIVEDEKEIAQLVRNMLETEGFICETLSNGADALRVITMLQPDLVILDLMLPGLDGLEVCSRIRQQSLAKDPYILMLTARAEELDRIIGLTTGADDYLTKPFSPRELIARVRALLRRSLRGEQSDHLLYRTGSFTVDVEHHIAQRHLSGQEAEMLDLTSLEFKLLQTFLSYPGRAWSRTQLIDNLWGNDFFGDDRVVDTQVARLRKKIEVNPTQPQFIKTIQGVGYKFEDGPC, encoded by the coding sequence ATGAAACCCACCATACTCATTGTTGAAGATGAGAAAGAAATTGCTCAACTGGTTCGCAATATGCTTGAAACTGAAGGGTTTATATGTGAAACCTTAAGCAATGGGGCAGATGCGCTGCGGGTTATAACCATGCTGCAACCAGACTTGGTCATATTAGATCTGATGTTGCCAGGTTTAGATGGTTTGGAAGTTTGTAGCCGAATTCGTCAGCAATCACTCGCCAAGGATCCTTATATTCTGATGTTGACTGCCAGGGCTGAAGAACTTGACCGGATCATTGGCCTTACAACCGGAGCAGATGATTACCTAACGAAACCTTTTAGCCCTAGAGAGTTAATAGCTAGGGTAAGAGCATTGTTACGTCGGAGTTTGCGGGGTGAACAATCTGACCATTTACTTTATAGAACTGGATCTTTCACCGTTGATGTTGAGCACCATATCGCGCAAAGGCATCTGTCAGGTCAAGAGGCTGAGATGCTGGATTTAACAAGTCTTGAATTTAAGCTTCTGCAAACTTTCCTGAGTTACCCTGGACGGGCCTGGAGTCGTACTCAACTCATTGATAATCTTTGGGGCAATGATTTTTTTGGAGACGATCGCGTTGTGGACACGCAGGTTGCTCGGTTGCGCAAGAAAATTGAGGTTAACCCTACCCAACCTCAATTTATTAAAACAATTCAGGGAGTGGGGTATAAGTTTGAAGACGGGCCATGCTAA
- a CDS encoding universal stress protein: MSYNRVLVAIDTSFSGGVVFEQALETAQFHKAKLYLLHCVETSMQRSSLLTASQTRTTKGANYFTPYDDADLQFAQQKWETQIEQANEWLLQYYQQATQRGVLATCESVFGAPGYQICTLANEWQIDLIVMGRKGHSGLAELFIGSVSNYVLHHAHCSVLVVQDNKA; encoded by the coding sequence ATGAGTTACAACCGTGTTTTAGTAGCAATTGATACCTCATTCTCGGGTGGGGTTGTCTTCGAGCAGGCTCTAGAAACTGCTCAATTCCACAAAGCAAAACTATATCTACTCCATTGTGTAGAAACTTCAATGCAGCGGTCTAGTTTATTAACTGCTTCACAAACAAGAACCACCAAAGGCGCTAATTATTTTACTCCATATGATGACGCTGATTTACAGTTCGCTCAACAAAAATGGGAGACTCAGATTGAACAAGCTAATGAGTGGCTTTTGCAATATTATCAACAAGCAACTCAGCGAGGCGTATTAGCTACCTGTGAGTCTGTTTTTGGAGCACCAGGATATCAAATTTGTACCTTGGCAAATGAGTGGCAAATTGATCTAATTGTCATGGGACGTAAAGGTCACTCAGGTCTGGCAGAGCTTTTTATTGGCAGTGTGAGTAACTATGTGTTGCATCATGCACACTGCTCAGTATTGGTCGTT
- a CDS encoding cell wall metabolism sensor histidine kinase WalK translates to MLKTIGLKSRLFFSHMLVMFISLDFYIIINRLTSFNRFNEDLDQLVQRQIEITELKSILIAEFETAWHISMIWSILSGVTAALLLSYWVARRITAPLIQIEQTTRKFADGQLDIRLPTSSIPEINRLSRSFNRMAMSLEQVEQKRRELIGDLAHELRTPMTTIRGYLEEIVDERIPPTADLLDRLIKEVRRVERLVMDLQLLSKAEAGHLPLHLQSISLNSLLLHVSENLSTQLREDGPTLALDCPSNLPPVWVDPDRTEQILVNLVGNALRYTEQGQIVVQVRRDDRNAWVTVADTGLGIAPKDLPHVFNRFWRSQHSRTRHSSGTGLGLAITQRLVELQGGTINVDSQLGIGSKFQFSLPLTVSSLTQ, encoded by the coding sequence ATGCTAAAAACAATTGGTTTGAAGTCGCGATTGTTTTTCTCTCATATGCTGGTAATGTTCATCAGCCTGGATTTTTACATCATTATTAACCGATTGACCTCCTTTAACCGTTTCAACGAAGATCTTGATCAGTTAGTGCAGCGCCAAATCGAAATTACTGAATTAAAGTCCATTCTGATTGCAGAATTCGAAACTGCTTGGCACATCAGTATGATTTGGTCCATTCTTTCAGGTGTGACTGCTGCTCTTCTATTAAGCTATTGGGTGGCTCGACGAATTACAGCTCCCCTCATTCAGATAGAACAGACCACTCGAAAATTTGCAGATGGGCAGTTAGATATTCGTTTACCTACTAGCTCTATTCCTGAAATCAATCGGCTCAGTCGAAGTTTTAACCGCATGGCCATGAGTTTAGAGCAGGTTGAACAAAAACGCCGAGAGCTGATTGGCGATTTGGCTCATGAATTGCGCACCCCCATGACCACTATTCGAGGCTATTTAGAAGAAATAGTAGATGAGCGCATACCTCCCACTGCGGATCTATTGGATCGCTTGATCAAAGAAGTGCGGCGGGTTGAACGATTAGTCATGGATTTGCAGCTACTTTCAAAAGCAGAAGCCGGACATTTGCCACTGCATTTACAATCAATTTCTCTAAATTCACTTTTACTACACGTCAGCGAAAATCTCTCAACTCAATTGAGAGAAGATGGCCCCACTCTGGCCTTAGACTGTCCATCTAACTTACCTCCAGTTTGGGTGGATCCTGATCGCACAGAACAAATTTTAGTGAATCTTGTTGGCAATGCCCTTCGCTACACAGAACAGGGGCAAATTGTGGTGCAAGTCCGACGAGATGATCGGAATGCTTGGGTTACGGTAGCTGATACAGGCTTAGGCATTGCTCCGAAAGATTTACCTCATGTATTTAACAGATTCTGGCGATCGCAACATTCCCGCACCCGTCATTCAAGTGGAACTGGATTAGGATTAGCTATTACACAGCGCCTAGTAGAACTGCAGGGTGGGACGATTAACGTCGATAGCCAGTTAGGTATCGGGAGTAAGTTTCAGTTTTCACTCCCTCTAACGGTATCTTCGTTGACACAATAA